Genomic DNA from Echeneis naucrates chromosome 23, fEcheNa1.1, whole genome shotgun sequence:
ACTTCCTGCGATGCTAAACGGTTATTTCTTAAGGAAGATGAGATCAAGATGAGGAAATACTTTTGCCTCTTTGCAGCAGTAAcagtatttaaatgaaaggaGTTGGGATAAGGAGCTGTGACACCGGTGTTAGCATGGCCAGGAATACACTGCTGTGGATGAGCCAATCATTGTGATGCAGTTTATAAACCTGATGAGAATAAGCCAATACAGGCGCAATAGTGCTCTACCTGGACTGATGatgtgctttgttgtttttgttgtccaGGTGTCACCAGAATGACCTGGAGAATATCATTCCATTTGTGGTGATCAGCCTGCTCTATGCTCTGACCGCACCTGAGCTATCAGCAGCTCTGCTTCACTTCTGCCTCTTTGCCAGCTCGCGGGTCTTCCACACCGTCGCTTACATTGGTGCTCAGCCTCAGTCGAGCAGGGGTCTATCCTTGATTGTAGGCATGCTTGTCACTTTCTCCATGTTTTACAGGGTGCTCAGCAAAGTCTTCCTCCTTTAGAAGCATTACTAGATAACCACACATCACTCTTCATTTATACTCAGCATTCACTGCTGTTTCAATTTTACCTTCACTTGTATATACTTGGTCTTCACATCATGAGATGACGTTAATCAATTATATTCCAGTGTTGCAAGCagataaatttaattttgagagaaaaaaaaaatacacacattaatgcacacatgcacatgcagatCTTGGTCTTACAGAGGACTTAAAAAAAGACATCACACATCTTTGTAAATGAAGTCATAGCAGCTTGCTTACTTCAACTACAACCTACAGGAGCCACTTGTTTTAAAACAGCCTACAAATTTTAGAAAGCAGTAAAGTACTCTGTTCATTAATGGTATAGTGGTAAGCAAAGTTGCTTCCTAAGCAACTgacctgggtttgattcccagccagTGCAACCTATGAAAGTGCTTTTTGCAATATCCAAACTGCGGGACCAATAAAGGAATTTGAAttacacaatataaaaacatttctcctgAAAAGTAATcccttttgatttgaaaaatatgaatacaaaatggcatccatgtttttttcttttgtaattaaACCTCCTTGTTAATGTGCATTCAGCAGTCTTAAATGTCCATGTTACCCTAAAGGGCCATGTTTCAATCTCTGTAGATTCTATTCTCAGATGACCTTCACATCTATTTCACGATTTGACATATTTCTCCTAATCATGATGAAGGCGTAAAGTTGCAAGATACAGTATGTTCAACTGAAACTGTGAATAATTCATTATTGTAGCCGTGTGATTTATAACAGTATGCTCTACAATATCATATGTGAAAGTGGTAATGACTTCAATTATTTATTAGACAaattttctgttgtgttaaTAAAGATGAACAAACGATCAGTTCATTACTTTATTCAGTATGgaacacatttttcattcaccTGAAAGCGAGTGATGATGATAGACAGAAGGCTCATCTGTCAGGATATTTTAGGAAATTTACATCAGATTGGattcaaaatattaaaatatttttaaccgGTGAACTTTTATAGGCAAATATAAA
This window encodes:
- the LOC115037230 gene encoding microsomal glutathione S-transferase 1-like; amino-acid sequence: MFDMLSSTYATIVILKMMLMSPLTSYFCLTRKVFANLEDTKFVSSVEDKKLVRIDPDVERVRRCHQNDLENIIPFVVISLLYALTAPELSAALLHFCLFASSRVFHTVAYIGAQPQSSRGLSLIVGMLVTFSMFYRVLSKVFLL